The proteins below come from a single Streptomyces sp. B3I8 genomic window:
- a CDS encoding bifunctional 3'-5' exonuclease/DNA polymerase: MTGHWVLVPAEDGGARLAPLGPDGLPAGPVRQETDLVAAVRGRPEVTRWVWRSTAEIYPRLLAAGVRVERCYDVEDAETLLLGHEGRLGEPRSAAAALARLRGTAVPPDPPARPADPGTQSSLFDAHPARQRVSLEDLAEVYSAQRRRTDATSHPDRMRLLITSESAGMLIAAEMNAAGLPWRADVHREVLRELLGERYPGGGEPTRLAELAEEVSAAFGRRVRPDLPADVVKAFAQAGIKVGSTRRWEIRSVDHPAVQPLLEYKRLYRIWVAHGWSWLQDWVRDGRFRPEFHAGGTVTGRWVTNGGGALQIPKVIRRAVVADPGKCLVVADAAQLEPRVLAAISRDTGLMEVAARTDDLYQSVSERAFSGDRGQAKLAVLGAIYGQTSGDGLKNLAALRRRFPRAVAYVDEAARAGEEGRLVRTWLGRTCPPAAGAADDAEEAGIPQEGPEGPVGGSRGVPGDARARGRFARNFVVQGSAADWALLLLAALRRACAGLEAELVFFQHDEVIVHCPVEEADMVVDALRSASDLATRLAFGDVPVRVPFTTAVVGCYAEAK, from the coding sequence GTGACCGGCCACTGGGTACTCGTCCCGGCCGAGGACGGCGGAGCGCGCCTCGCCCCCCTCGGTCCGGACGGGCTGCCCGCAGGGCCCGTACGGCAGGAGACGGACCTCGTGGCGGCGGTCCGCGGCCGCCCGGAGGTCACCCGCTGGGTGTGGCGCTCCACCGCCGAGATCTATCCGCGGCTGCTCGCCGCCGGCGTGCGGGTGGAGCGGTGCTACGACGTGGAGGACGCCGAGACGCTCCTGCTCGGCCACGAGGGCAGGCTGGGCGAACCCCGGTCCGCGGCCGCCGCGCTGGCCCGGCTGCGCGGAACCGCCGTACCCCCGGATCCGCCGGCCCGCCCCGCCGACCCCGGCACCCAGTCCTCCCTCTTCGACGCGCACCCCGCGCGGCAGCGGGTGTCCCTGGAGGACCTCGCCGAGGTGTACTCCGCGCAGCGGCGCCGGACAGACGCCACCTCCCACCCCGACCGGATGCGGCTGCTGATCACCTCCGAGTCGGCCGGCATGCTGATCGCCGCCGAGATGAACGCGGCCGGACTGCCCTGGCGTGCGGACGTCCACCGCGAAGTGCTGCGGGAACTGCTCGGCGAGCGGTACCCCGGCGGGGGCGAGCCGACGCGGCTGGCGGAGCTCGCGGAGGAGGTGTCGGCCGCGTTCGGCCGCCGGGTACGGCCGGATCTGCCGGCCGACGTCGTCAAGGCGTTCGCGCAGGCGGGGATCAAGGTCGGTTCCACCCGGCGCTGGGAGATCCGGTCCGTGGACCACCCCGCCGTACAGCCGCTGCTGGAGTACAAACGGCTGTACCGCATCTGGGTCGCGCACGGCTGGTCCTGGCTGCAGGACTGGGTGCGCGACGGCCGGTTCCGTCCGGAGTTCCACGCGGGCGGCACGGTCACCGGCCGCTGGGTCACCAATGGCGGCGGTGCGCTGCAGATACCCAAGGTCATCCGGCGGGCGGTGGTCGCCGACCCCGGCAAGTGCCTGGTCGTGGCCGACGCCGCGCAACTGGAGCCGCGGGTGCTGGCGGCGATCTCGCGCGACACCGGGCTGATGGAGGTCGCCGCCCGTACGGACGATCTGTACCAGTCGGTGTCCGAACGGGCGTTCTCCGGCGACCGCGGCCAGGCCAAGCTCGCCGTCCTCGGCGCGATCTACGGCCAGACCTCGGGGGACGGCCTGAAGAACCTCGCCGCGCTGCGCCGCCGGTTCCCCCGCGCCGTGGCGTACGTCGACGAGGCGGCCCGCGCGGGCGAGGAGGGCCGGCTGGTGCGGACGTGGCTCGGGCGTACGTGTCCCCCGGCGGCGGGCGCGGCCGACGACGCGGAGGAGGCCGGCATCCCCCAGGAGGGCCCGGAGGGCCCCGTCGGCGGGAGCCGCGGGGTTCCGGGCGACGCCCGCGCGCGGGGCCGGTTCGCGCGGAACTTCGTGGTGCAGGGCAGCGCGGCGGACTGGGCCCTGCTGCTCCTGGCCGCGCTCCGCCGCGCGTGCGCCGGGCTGGAGGCGGAGCTGGTGTTCTTCCAGCACGACGAGGTGATCGTGCACTGCCCTGTGGAGGAGGCGGACATGGTGGTGGACGCGCTCCGGAGCGCGTCCGACCTCGCCACGCGGCTGGCCTTCGGCGACGTACCGGTGCGGGTGCCCTTCACGACGGCGGTCGTGGGCTGCTACGCGGAGGCGAAATGA
- a CDS encoding acyl-CoA desaturase, translated as MTIPTDSRPALGPPLSTETGTATGTTTSTGTGTGSDFARLSRRIAEAGLLERRPGYYTARLTLVTAALAAGWTAFFALGDTWWQLTVAAFLAFVFGQIALVAHDLAHRQIFRRRRPSEIGGRLFGNLGVGMSYGWWMNKHTRHHANPNHEELDPDVAPDILVWSTDQARSSRGLARFVGGHQALLFFPLLTLEGFNLHVSSLRALRSPSMKRRPLEAALLLLHLTALLSALFLVLSPGRAVAFLAVNQCLFGIYLGCVFAPNHKGMPTLTGDDRPDFLRRQVLTSRNVRGGRFTDLMLGGLNYQIEHHLFPSMPTPHLRRARTVVRAYCAEIGVPYHETGLLQSYREALTHLHRVGEPIRRQRGRK; from the coding sequence ATGACGATTCCGACGGACAGCCGCCCCGCACTCGGTCCGCCCCTGAGCACGGAAACGGGCACCGCCACCGGCACCACCACGAGCACCGGCACCGGCACCGGCAGTGACTTCGCCCGCCTCTCCCGGCGCATCGCCGAGGCCGGCCTGCTGGAACGGCGCCCCGGCTACTACACCGCGCGCCTGACCCTGGTGACCGCCGCCCTCGCGGCGGGCTGGACCGCCTTCTTCGCGCTCGGCGACACCTGGTGGCAACTGACCGTCGCCGCCTTCCTGGCCTTCGTCTTCGGCCAGATCGCGCTGGTCGCCCACGACCTGGCGCACCGGCAGATCTTCCGGCGCCGTCGGCCGAGCGAGATCGGCGGCCGGCTGTTCGGCAACCTCGGCGTCGGGATGAGCTACGGCTGGTGGATGAACAAGCACACCCGCCACCACGCCAACCCCAACCATGAGGAGCTGGACCCGGACGTCGCCCCGGACATCCTGGTGTGGTCCACCGACCAGGCCCGCTCCAGCCGGGGCCTGGCCCGCTTCGTCGGCGGCCACCAGGCGCTGCTGTTCTTCCCGCTGCTGACGCTGGAGGGCTTCAACCTGCACGTCTCGAGCCTGCGCGCGCTGCGCTCGCCGTCGATGAAGCGGCGGCCGCTGGAGGCCGCCCTGCTCCTGCTGCACCTGACGGCCCTCCTGTCCGCCCTCTTCCTCGTGCTGTCGCCGGGGCGGGCGGTGGCGTTCCTCGCCGTCAACCAGTGCCTGTTCGGCATCTACCTGGGCTGCGTCTTCGCCCCCAACCACAAGGGCATGCCGACGCTCACCGGCGACGACCGCCCCGACTTCCTGCGCCGCCAGGTGCTGACCTCGCGCAATGTGCGCGGCGGGCGGTTCACCGACCTGATGCTGGGCGGTCTCAACTACCAGATCGAGCACCACCTGTTCCCGAGCATGCCGACGCCGCACCTGCGCCGGGCGCGGACTGTCGTCCGCGCGTACTGCGCCGAGATCGGCGTCCCGTACCACGAGACGGGTCTGCTCCAGTCGTACCGCGAGGCGCTGACCCATCTGCACCGGGTGGGCGAGCCGATCAGGCGGCAACGCGGAAGGAAGTGA
- a CDS encoding DUF397 domain-containing protein has translation MDHDVCDVDDVYNGMAATELYGVAWQKSRHSNSQGSCVEFARLPGGDVAVRNSRFPDGPALVYTRAEIEAMLLGVKDGEFDHLIA, from the coding sequence GTGGACCACGACGTGTGCGACGTGGATGACGTGTACAACGGCATGGCCGCGACAGAGTTGTACGGAGTGGCCTGGCAGAAGAGCCGGCACAGCAACTCGCAGGGCTCCTGCGTCGAGTTCGCCAGGCTGCCCGGCGGTGACGTGGCCGTACGGAACTCGCGCTTTCCCGACGGGCCCGCGCTCGTCTACACCCGCGCGGAGATCGAGGCCATGCTGCTGGGTGTCAAGGACGGCGAGTTCGATCATCTGATCGCGTGA
- a CDS encoding DUF4232 domain-containing protein: MRATFPLAVTALAAALALTACGSGGDTDSDTGSDSGGKNGAACGLAGLGVEVGPANAAPAVGDTGNLPVTLTNTKADACTLDGFPEVRLLAGDTSWTVAGDKSAQPAKLTLHQDESATFTLTYVRGEAGGKGAADTLRIALPGGSGSKTAKWTYGVVAEKGAGLDATVSPFQTAGD; the protein is encoded by the coding sequence ATGCGCGCCACCTTTCCTCTCGCCGTGACCGCCCTCGCGGCGGCCCTCGCCCTGACCGCCTGCGGCAGCGGCGGTGACACCGACTCCGACACCGGCTCCGACAGCGGTGGCAAGAACGGCGCCGCCTGCGGCCTTGCCGGGCTGGGCGTCGAGGTCGGCCCGGCCAACGCCGCCCCGGCCGTCGGCGACACGGGCAACCTCCCCGTCACCCTGACCAACACCAAGGCCGACGCCTGCACGCTCGACGGCTTCCCCGAGGTCCGGCTGCTGGCCGGCGACACCTCGTGGACCGTGGCCGGGGACAAGTCCGCGCAGCCCGCGAAGCTGACCCTGCACCAGGACGAGTCGGCGACGTTCACCCTCACCTACGTGCGGGGCGAGGCGGGCGGCAAGGGCGCCGCGGACACCCTGCGGATCGCCCTGCCGGGCGGCTCCGGCAGCAAGACGGCGAAGTGGACGTACGGCGTGGTCGCCGAGAAGGGCGCGGGCCTGGACGCCACGGTGAGCCCCTTCCAGACGGCCGGGGACTGA
- a CDS encoding aldehyde dehydrogenase family protein — protein MSSYFTDLAQQYIDGEWRPGTGAWEIIDFNPYDGEKLATITIATVDEVDQAYRAAERAQRDWAATNAYARRAVFEKALRLLEEREAEIAELIIAELGGTRTKAGFELHLAKEFLREAVHLTLTPQARVLPSPTEGKENRVYRVPVGVVGVISPFNFPFLLSLKSVAPALALGNAVVLKPHQDTPVTGGTLVAKIFEDAGLPGGLLNVVVTDISEIGDAFLEHPVPKVISFTGSDKVGRHVATVCASHFKRTVLELGGNSALVVLDDADLDYAVDAAVFSRYVHQGQVCMAANRILVDRSVLEEFTAKFVAKVKSLKAGDPSDPATVIGPVINSSQADALTGAVDQAVEAGATALVRGRTTANLVEPSVLTDIPAGSPLLRQELFGPVALLLPFDGEEEAVRLVNDTPYGLSGAVHTGDVERGVAFARRIDTGMFHVNDGTVHDEPQVPFGGEKHSGVGRLNGETTVEAFTTQKWISVQHGRSRFPF, from the coding sequence ATGTCGTCCTACTTCACGGACCTGGCTCAGCAGTACATCGACGGCGAGTGGCGTCCGGGTACCGGGGCCTGGGAGATCATCGACTTCAACCCGTACGACGGCGAGAAGCTCGCGACGATCACGATAGCCACCGTGGACGAGGTCGATCAGGCCTACCGCGCCGCCGAGCGCGCCCAGCGGGACTGGGCGGCCACCAACGCCTACGCCCGGCGCGCGGTGTTCGAGAAAGCCCTGCGCCTCCTGGAGGAGCGTGAGGCGGAGATCGCCGAGCTGATCATCGCCGAACTGGGCGGCACCCGCACCAAGGCCGGCTTCGAACTGCACCTCGCCAAGGAGTTCCTGCGCGAGGCGGTCCACCTGACGCTGACCCCCCAGGCCCGCGTCCTCCCCTCGCCGACCGAGGGCAAGGAGAACCGCGTGTACCGCGTCCCCGTCGGCGTCGTCGGGGTGATCAGCCCCTTCAACTTCCCCTTCCTGCTCTCCCTGAAGTCCGTCGCCCCGGCGCTCGCGCTCGGCAACGCGGTCGTCCTCAAGCCGCACCAGGACACGCCCGTCACCGGCGGCACCCTGGTCGCGAAGATCTTCGAGGACGCGGGGCTCCCCGGCGGCCTGCTCAACGTCGTGGTCACCGACATCTCGGAGATCGGCGATGCCTTCCTGGAGCACCCGGTGCCCAAGGTGATCTCCTTCACCGGCTCCGACAAGGTCGGCCGGCACGTGGCCACGGTCTGCGCCTCGCACTTCAAGCGCACGGTCCTCGAACTCGGCGGCAACAGCGCCCTGGTGGTACTGGACGACGCCGACCTCGACTACGCCGTCGACGCGGCCGTCTTCAGCCGGTACGTCCACCAGGGCCAGGTCTGCATGGCCGCCAACCGCATCCTCGTCGACCGCTCGGTGCTGGAGGAGTTCACCGCGAAGTTCGTCGCCAAGGTGAAGTCCCTCAAGGCCGGCGACCCCAGTGACCCGGCCACGGTCATCGGCCCGGTCATCAACTCCTCCCAGGCCGACGCCCTCACCGGCGCCGTCGACCAGGCCGTCGAGGCGGGTGCCACCGCCCTGGTGCGCGGGCGGACCACGGCCAACCTCGTCGAGCCGTCCGTCCTCACCGACATCCCGGCCGGCTCCCCCCTGCTCAGGCAGGAGCTGTTCGGCCCGGTGGCGCTGCTCCTCCCGTTCGACGGCGAGGAGGAGGCCGTCCGCCTCGTCAACGACACCCCGTACGGTCTCAGCGGCGCTGTCCACACCGGGGACGTCGAGCGCGGTGTGGCCTTCGCCCGGCGGATCGACACCGGCATGTTCCACGTGAACGACGGCACGGTCCACGACGAGCCGCAGGTCCCCTTCGGCGGCGAGAAGCACTCCGGGGTGGGCCGGCTGAACGGCGAGACGACGGTGGAGGCGTTCACCACGCAGAAGTGGATCTCGGTGCAGCACGGCCGCAGCCGCTTCCCGTTCTGA
- a CDS encoding ATP-binding protein — MGTNGSTMLEPLRQGLPPLDPAAVSTATSCGLPARYEAVREARRFTRRTLDQWERGDLFDDVCLVVSELVTNALRHALPADLPGGADQAAPVRLHLMRWATRLVCAVRDPSRESPVARDAEEAADDFSAECGRGLLLVESFADGWGWHPLAGTLGGKVVWAMFRLTPPGD; from the coding sequence ATGGGGACGAATGGATCGACCATGCTCGAGCCCTTACGGCAGGGACTTCCGCCGCTGGACCCCGCGGCCGTGTCCACCGCCACCTCCTGCGGCCTGCCCGCCCGGTACGAAGCGGTGCGCGAGGCACGCCGGTTCACCCGGCGGACCCTCGACCAGTGGGAGCGGGGCGACCTCTTCGACGACGTGTGCCTGGTGGTCTCCGAACTCGTCACCAACGCACTGCGCCACGCGCTTCCGGCGGACCTGCCCGGCGGCGCCGACCAGGCCGCTCCGGTGCGGCTGCACCTGATGCGGTGGGCGACGCGGCTGGTCTGCGCGGTGCGCGATCCCAGCCGGGAGAGCCCCGTCGCGCGGGACGCGGAGGAGGCTGCGGACGACTTCTCGGCGGAGTGCGGACGCGGACTGCTCCTCGTCGAGTCCTTCGCCGACGGCTGGGGCTGGCATCCACTGGCCGGCACACTCGGCGGCAAGGTCGTGTGGGCGATGTTCCGCCTGACGCCTCCGGGGGACTGA
- a CDS encoding Clp protease N-terminal domain-containing protein, translated as MTSNSPGTRSVRLDDLIEAIKKMHPDALDQLQDAMLAAEHLDQVADHLIGHFVDQARRSGASWTDIGRCMGVTRQAAQKRFVPKEGADLDPSQGFSRYTPRARSAVMAAHDAAKAARNPEGTPEHLVLGLLSEPEALAAKAIVAQGVTLDTVREAAKEALPPAADEVPELIPYAPSAKKALELTFREALRLGHNHIGTEHLLLALLEHENGGGVLSGLGLTKAATEAYVNEQLAALTEPKARTEPTTD; from the coding sequence ATGACGTCGAACTCACCAGGCACACGGTCCGTACGCCTCGACGACCTGATCGAGGCCATCAAGAAGATGCACCCCGACGCACTCGACCAGCTCCAGGACGCGATGCTCGCCGCCGAGCACCTGGACCAGGTGGCCGACCACCTGATCGGCCACTTCGTGGACCAGGCACGACGGTCCGGCGCGTCCTGGACGGACATCGGCCGATGCATGGGTGTCACCCGGCAGGCGGCGCAGAAGCGCTTCGTGCCCAAGGAGGGCGCGGACCTCGACCCCAGCCAGGGGTTCAGCCGCTACACCCCCCGCGCGCGGAGCGCCGTCATGGCCGCGCACGACGCGGCCAAGGCCGCCCGCAACCCGGAAGGCACCCCCGAACACCTGGTCCTGGGCCTGCTCAGCGAGCCCGAGGCCCTGGCGGCGAAGGCGATCGTGGCGCAGGGGGTCACCCTGGACACCGTCCGCGAGGCCGCGAAGGAGGCACTGCCCCCGGCGGCGGACGAGGTCCCGGAACTGATCCCGTACGCCCCGAGCGCCAAGAAGGCCCTCGAACTGACGTTCAGGGAAGCGCTGCGCCTGGGCCACAACCACATCGGCACCGAACACCTGCTGCTCGCCCTGCTCGAACACGAGAACGGCGGGGGTGTCCTGAGCGGCCTGGGGCTGACCAAGGCGGCGACGGAGGCGTACGTGAACGAACAGCTCGCCGCCCTGACGGAGCCGAAGGCGAGGACGGAGCCGACGACGGACTAG
- the argG gene encoding argininosuccinate synthase has protein sequence MSKVLTSLPTGERVGIAFSGGLDTSVAVAWMRDKGAVPCTYTADIGQYDEPDIASVPSRATSYGAEIARLVDCRAALVEEGLAALACGAFHIRSAGRAYFNTTPLGRAVTGTLLVRAMLEDDVQIWGDGSTFKGNDIERFYRYGLLANPHLRIYKPWLDADFVTELGGRKEMSEWLLAHGLPYRDSTEKAYSTDANIWGATHEAKTLEHLDTGIETVDPIMGVRFWDPEVEIAAEEVTVGFDQGRPVTVNGKEFASPVDLVMEANAIGGRHGLGMSDQIENRVIEAKSRGIYEAPGMALLHIAYERLVNAIHNEDTVAAYHNEGRRLGRLMYEGRWLDPQALMVRESLQRWVGAAVTGEVTLRLRRGEDYSVLDTRGPALSYHPDKLSMERTEDSAFGPVDRIGQLTMRNLDIADSRARLEQYASIGMVGTEHPALIGAAQAAATGLIGAMPTGGAEAIASRGEVSEESELLDRAAMESGTD, from the coding sequence ATGTCCAAGGTTCTCACCTCCCTGCCCACCGGCGAGCGCGTCGGTATCGCCTTCTCGGGCGGCCTCGACACGTCGGTCGCGGTCGCGTGGATGCGTGACAAGGGCGCAGTGCCCTGCACGTACACCGCCGACATCGGCCAGTACGACGAGCCCGACATCGCCTCGGTGCCCAGCCGTGCGACGTCGTACGGTGCGGAGATCGCGCGCCTGGTCGACTGCCGCGCCGCGCTGGTCGAGGAGGGCCTGGCCGCGCTCGCCTGCGGCGCGTTCCACATCCGCTCCGCCGGGCGCGCGTACTTCAACACCACGCCGCTCGGCCGCGCGGTCACCGGGACCCTGCTTGTCCGGGCGATGCTCGAGGACGACGTCCAGATCTGGGGCGACGGCTCGACCTTCAAGGGCAACGACATCGAGCGGTTCTACCGCTACGGTCTGCTCGCCAACCCGCACCTGCGCATCTACAAGCCCTGGCTCGACGCGGACTTCGTGACCGAGCTCGGCGGGCGCAAGGAGATGTCGGAGTGGCTGCTCGCGCACGGGCTGCCCTACCGCGACAGCACGGAGAAGGCGTACTCGACCGACGCCAACATCTGGGGCGCCACGCACGAGGCGAAGACGCTGGAGCACCTCGACACCGGCATCGAGACCGTGGACCCGATCATGGGCGTGCGGTTCTGGGACCCCGAGGTGGAGATCGCCGCCGAGGAGGTGACGGTCGGCTTCGACCAGGGCCGTCCGGTGACCGTCAACGGCAAGGAGTTCGCCTCCCCCGTCGACCTCGTCATGGAGGCCAACGCGATCGGCGGTCGGCACGGGCTCGGAATGTCCGACCAGATCGAGAACCGCGTCATCGAGGCCAAGAGCCGCGGCATCTACGAGGCGCCCGGCATGGCGCTGCTGCACATCGCCTACGAGCGGCTGGTCAACGCCATCCACAACGAGGACACGGTGGCCGCCTACCACAACGAGGGGCGGCGGCTCGGGCGGCTCATGTACGAGGGGCGGTGGCTGGACCCGCAGGCACTGATGGTGCGGGAGTCGCTGCAGCGGTGGGTCGGCGCGGCGGTCACCGGTGAGGTGACGCTGCGGCTGCGGCGCGGCGAGGACTACTCGGTCCTCGACACGCGGGGGCCGGCGCTCAGCTACCACCCGGACAAACTGTCCATGGAGCGGACCGAGGACTCGGCCTTCGGGCCGGTGGACCGGATCGGGCAGCTCACGATGCGGAACCTCGACATCGCGGATTCGCGGGCGCGGCTGGAGCAGTACGCGAGCATCGGGATGGTCGGGACGGAGCACCCGGCGCTGATCGGGGCGGCGCAGGCGGCCGCGACGGGGCTGATCGGGGCGATGCCGACGGGGGGCGCCGAGGCGATCGCCTCGCGGGGCGAGGTGTCGGAGGAGAGCGAGCTGCTGGACCGGGCGGCGATGGAGTCCGGTACGGACTGA
- a CDS encoding helix-turn-helix transcriptional regulator: MLLGSHLRRLRESRGITREAAGYSIRASESKISRMELGRVSFKTRDVEDLLTLYGVADEAERTSLLSLAKEANVAGWWHSYSDVLPSWFPTYIGLEGSAHLIRSYEVQFVHGLLQTEAYARAVVTRGMRGAAAADIDRRVALRLERQKCLVSEKAPEFHIVLDEAALRRPYGDREVMRDQLQHLIDLSERPNVRLQVMPFGFGGHSGESGAFTLLSFPESDLSDVVYLEQLTSALYLDKPEDVAQYEQALKQLQQDSPSPEESRHLLRGLLQLS, translated from the coding sequence ATGCTGCTGGGGTCACACCTCAGGCGTCTGCGGGAGTCGCGGGGTATCACGCGGGAAGCGGCCGGCTATTCGATCCGCGCCTCCGAATCGAAGATCAGCCGCATGGAGTTGGGTCGCGTGAGCTTCAAGACGCGGGACGTCGAGGACCTGTTGACGCTGTACGGCGTCGCCGACGAGGCGGAGCGCACCTCCCTGCTCTCCCTCGCGAAGGAGGCGAACGTCGCCGGGTGGTGGCACAGCTACTCGGACGTCCTGCCCAGCTGGTTCCCCACATACATCGGCCTGGAGGGCTCGGCCCACCTGATCCGCTCCTACGAGGTGCAGTTCGTGCACGGTCTGCTGCAGACCGAGGCGTACGCGCGGGCCGTGGTCACCCGCGGCATGCGCGGCGCCGCCGCGGCCGACATCGACCGCCGGGTGGCGCTGCGCCTGGAACGCCAGAAGTGCCTGGTCTCCGAGAAGGCCCCGGAGTTCCACATCGTCCTGGACGAGGCGGCACTGCGCCGGCCCTACGGCGACCGCGAGGTGATGCGCGATCAGCTCCAGCACCTCATCGACCTCTCCGAGCGCCCCAACGTACGGTTGCAGGTCATGCCGTTCGGTTTCGGCGGCCACTCCGGCGAGAGCGGCGCCTTCACCCTGCTCAGTTTCCCCGAGTCCGACCTCTCGGACGTCGTCTACCTGGAGCAGCTCACCAGCGCCCTGTACCTCGACAAGCCCGAGGACGTCGCCCAGTACGAGCAGGCGCTCAAGCAGCTCCAGCAGGACAGTCCCTCGCCCGAGGAGAGCCGCCACCTCCTGCGCGGACTGCTCCAGCTCTCCTGA
- a CDS encoding DUF2786 domain-containing protein produces the protein MSTPTTVGRAFEAALYAETDAALDTGASLLAADPAADAELTRRGEEFVAAAWRRGWQPADVVRYVRRELDETHVRLVAALIRGEAGRRPAPHPRWAAQLAEVAEAAGPDGSPLPRTDRFSRATAVLELYRLLLGLPALEPLDPPRRAAVSSSDSRTLARIRALLAKAEATGYPEEAEALSAKAQELMARHSIDEAVLAAGGGTVRAGGADAPGACRIGVDPPYETAKAVLLDAVAAANRCRAVWHEEFGFSTVVGFEADLEVVELLHTSLLVQATAAMTAAEAAQRAGGRKRTKTFRQSFLAAYAHRMGDRLAATAREQTAEAAGEGGRERDLLPVLAARDVAVTEHLERLFPKTVTTRLRGVSDEAGWHQGTAAADRARVERHRPLR, from the coding sequence GTGAGTACGCCGACCACCGTCGGGCGCGCCTTCGAGGCCGCCCTCTACGCCGAGACGGACGCCGCCCTCGACACCGGCGCGTCCCTGCTGGCCGCCGACCCGGCGGCCGACGCCGAGCTGACCCGGCGCGGCGAGGAGTTCGTCGCCGCGGCCTGGCGGCGCGGGTGGCAGCCCGCCGATGTCGTCCGGTACGTCCGCCGGGAGCTGGACGAGACGCACGTACGGCTGGTGGCGGCGCTCATACGCGGCGAGGCGGGCCGGCGGCCGGCGCCCCACCCGCGCTGGGCCGCGCAGCTCGCCGAGGTGGCCGAAGCGGCCGGGCCGGACGGCTCCCCGCTCCCGCGCACCGACCGCTTCTCGCGGGCCACCGCCGTCCTGGAGCTGTACCGGCTGCTGCTCGGGCTGCCCGCCCTGGAGCCGCTGGATCCGCCGCGCAGGGCCGCCGTCTCCTCGTCGGACTCCCGGACGCTCGCCCGGATCCGCGCCCTGCTCGCCAAGGCCGAGGCGACCGGCTATCCGGAGGAGGCGGAGGCCCTCAGCGCCAAGGCGCAGGAGTTGATGGCCCGGCACAGCATCGACGAGGCCGTGCTCGCGGCCGGCGGCGGCACCGTGCGGGCGGGCGGCGCTGACGCGCCCGGGGCCTGCCGCATAGGGGTCGATCCGCCCTACGAGACGGCCAAGGCGGTCCTGCTGGACGCGGTCGCCGCCGCCAACCGCTGCCGCGCGGTGTGGCACGAGGAGTTCGGCTTCTCCACGGTCGTCGGCTTCGAGGCCGATCTGGAGGTGGTCGAGCTGCTGCACACTTCGCTGCTGGTCCAGGCCACGGCCGCCATGACCGCGGCGGAGGCGGCACAGCGCGCCGGCGGGCGGAAGCGTACGAAGACGTTCCGGCAGTCGTTCCTGGCCGCGTACGCGCACCGCATGGGCGACCGGCTCGCGGCCACCGCGCGGGAGCAGACGGCCGAGGCGGCGGGGGAGGGGGGACGGGAACGGGATCTGCTGCCGGTTCTCGCGGCCAGGGACGTGGCGGTGACGGAGCACCTGGAACGCCTGTTCCCGAAGACCGTCACGACCCGCCTGCGCGGTGTCTCCGACGAGGCCGGCTGGCACCAGGGCACGGCGGCGGCCGACCGGGCCCGGGTGGAGCGCCACCGCCCACTGCGCTGA